The Pantoea phytobeneficialis genome has a segment encoding these proteins:
- the rsmJ gene encoding 16S rRNA (guanine(1516)-N(2))-methyltransferase RsmJ — MKIGLIDETGAGDGALLHLAQRWGLEQDEQSPLALVLTASHLELRKRDEPKLGGIFVDFVSGAMAHRRRFGGGRGEAVAKAVGIKGDYLPDVVDATAGLGRDAFVLAALGCRVRMLERHPVVAALLEDGLRRGYDDAEIGGWLRERLTLLHVVSQQALSEITPAPDVVYLDPMYPHRQKSAMVKKEMRVFQSLVGADEDADALLEPARRLAKKRIVVKRPDYAPPLAGVVTQSAVVTKSHRFDIYPPLS, encoded by the coding sequence GTGAAAATCGGTTTAATTGATGAAACAGGCGCCGGAGACGGCGCCTTATTACATTTGGCCCAGCGCTGGGGACTGGAGCAGGATGAGCAGTCGCCACTGGCGCTGGTGCTGACTGCCAGCCATCTTGAGCTGCGTAAACGCGACGAGCCAAAGCTGGGCGGCATTTTTGTTGATTTCGTCTCTGGCGCGATGGCGCACCGGCGTCGTTTTGGCGGTGGGCGCGGTGAAGCAGTGGCGAAAGCGGTGGGTATCAAGGGTGATTACCTGCCGGATGTGGTCGATGCCACGGCCGGATTAGGACGCGATGCCTTTGTTCTGGCCGCGCTGGGCTGCCGGGTGCGCATGCTGGAACGTCATCCGGTGGTGGCGGCGTTGCTGGAGGATGGTTTGCGTCGGGGTTATGACGATGCGGAAATCGGCGGCTGGCTGCGCGAGCGATTAACGCTGCTGCATGTCGTCAGCCAGCAGGCGCTGAGTGAAATCACTCCCGCGCCAGATGTGGTGTATCTCGACCCGATGTATCCTCACCGGCAAAAAAGCGCGATGGTGAAAAAGGAGATGCGGGTATTCCAGTCTCTGGTAGGCGCGGATGAGGATGCTGATGCACTGCTGGAACCGGCGCGGCGTCTGGCGAAAAAACGTATTGTGGTGAAGCGCCCGGATTACGCCCCGCCGTTAGCGGGTGTGGTGACACAGTCAGCGGTGGTGACCAAAAGCCATCGTTTTGATATCTATCCGCCGCTAAGCTGA
- the uspA gene encoding universal stress protein UspA, translating to MAYKHILIAVDLSPESQLLVEKAVSLARPYDAKISLIHVDVNYSDLYTGLIDVNLGDMQKRISEETHTALKELSTNAGYPISETLSGSGDLGQVLVDAIRKYDVDLVVCGHHQDFWSKLMSSARQLINTVHIDMLIVPLRDDDE from the coding sequence ATGGCTTATAAACACATCCTGATTGCAGTAGACCTTTCCCCTGAAAGCCAGTTACTGGTTGAAAAAGCCGTCTCACTGGCACGTCCTTATGATGCGAAAATCTCATTAATCCACGTTGATGTGAATTATTCAGACCTCTACACCGGGCTGATTGACGTCAATTTAGGTGATATGCAGAAACGCATCTCTGAAGAGACGCATACCGCACTGAAAGAACTTTCGACCAACGCCGGATACCCCATCAGTGAAACCCTGAGCGGTAGCGGTGACCTCGGTCAGGTGCTGGTGGATGCGATTAGAAAATATGATGTGGATTTGGTGGTATGTGGCCACCATCAGGACTTCTGGAGCAAGCTGATGTCCTCAGCGCGCCAGCTCATTAATACGGTGCATATTGATATGTTGATTGTGCCGTTGCGCGATGACGACGAATAA